One genomic segment of Tripterygium wilfordii isolate XIE 37 chromosome 9, ASM1340144v1, whole genome shotgun sequence includes these proteins:
- the LOC120005983 gene encoding uncharacterized protein LOC120005983, whose product MENDRSDEVPDDEFVDIVLGEDEEDRHDEDDLDGLDEQEDGLDGVNFDDDIDDNLSLNTEDDDDPDFRMIYESDELESLASSDDETGFKKAVKNYAVEGGYKLKFVKNDKCRCQVKCTESVPGSLHQLGIRGNIMPTRNGKDYAATDFDSTDPIQQSELMTVLAQQLPAMTQALQQIPDMAQQITKLTEQVNQLAGATSSPTQRSGKKVVQEIEEEAGDEYAEGVHGQHSKPRNSYTQRTGERSRAFQHEPKPESFRHNYRQYGHFDQTDQVMRQIKVDVPEFDGNQELHEVMDWLAKVENFFDWVGMNQEQKVRFIRMKFKGQACVWWQSLEEQRYHSGLPSIMDWREMKGYIMEEYLPHNYKEIVFRELLSLEQGSKSVREFNNKFHELIVRSRVIEDPQQSLARYKRGLREEISRELETAKLENVREAFQLALKIESRLKSQYNKRYQPSSLDYKSSRAVTNSSPTQGNMAARTETGTNTTTPTLQRGKEPGGPKCYKCGTLGHYAAVNTEVIDEVLEPSELPMCVIRQILTGQMVEPSADEWLRTSIFRTRFEKDGKALEVIIDGGSSMNVISKDMVERNGLTTEKHPKPYRVGWIDDTTIPVKQRCLLSFSLGTNYKDSAWCDVIPMKACHLLLGRPWLFDRDVVHHARANTYSFKYRGHNIILRPMKPSGGEFFKNSTLATTLSLRQFQLSSKESQIIFLLVAHETNMDSNNTEAPEVTSLLQEFHAIFPNELPSTLPPIRGIEHAIDLIPGATLPNLPHYRMSPREHDELQRQVHDLLQKGFLRESMSPCSVPALLTPKKDGTWRMCVDSRAINKITVKYRFPIPRLDDLLDQLKSVVLFSKIDLRSSYHQVRIRDGDEWKTTFKTRDGLYEWCVMPFGLSNAPSTFMRLMNHVLRKLVGKFVVVYFDNILVFSQRTEDHLYHLREVFQVLKDAQLYVNKAKCAFLQSQVQFLGYIISDRGLSMDPNKVQAISDWPTPCNIFEVRGFHGLASFYRRFIWGFSTIMAPITDCLKATTFLWTIEANEAFQLLKKTLTTAPVLRLPDFNKIFELSCDASQVGIGGVISQEGKPVAYHSEKLNEARRRYSAYDLELYAVVQMVKHWRPYLLHNEFILVTDHDSLRHLNSQQKLNFRHARWVAVLQQFTFTIRHRKGTKNKVADALSRRAHLLTNLEVSVVGFECMREQYAGDEEFSNVWQRLTIGGTNQDSPYNLFDGYLFKGVQLCLPQGSLRDLVVIEIHSGGLGGHFGREKTLQMVSERFYWSKLRRDVHRIVDHCQICQFSKGSRRNTGLYTPLPIPESPWEEITLDFVLGLPKTVRKHDVVLVVVDRFSRMAHFIPCHKTNDASHVAAIFLREVVRLHGVPRSLTSDRDSRFISHFWRSLWAKLGAKLQYSTAFHPQTDGLTEVTNRSLGNLLRCLVKDHATTWDQLLPQAEFAFNSSVNRTTGRSPFEIVLGKQPKAPIDLIPLPLPPHSSAEAVDTVERLQRLHQEVRKRIAVQNDLYRHAANKHRRDETFDVGDMVLVRLRPERFPPGAYHILHDRRIGPFQVVQRIGSNAYRVLLPPNIRLHPVFNVADLIKYNEDPAPSSERTEISTPNVPPIPATNEKVDHIIDHQFVSTRRGGYHKFLVHWVGKPESDNSWINAEELAQLNPSLLENYCQHHSTESNFLVKEGIGAKDGFSFSGPTKGPMPVQLDIQHNLEELKAGDTELMFASKWLGTKLLEKIKSEPHVSCGQLVNYVKDNLALEITRQHAFRAKRKALEIIEDLLAGPPQQTPHQTEPSSILEFIVKALKRFAAFWLLILSFLTKNVKNSRSSPSMPIELHDSLMTLELHDPNCRNRRLHLGLFKLHSLITVSTPQFTLFIHLVT is encoded by the exons ATGGAGAATGATAGGAGTGATGAGGTTCCTGATGATGAATTTGTTGACATAGTTCTTGGCGAGGATGAAGAGGATAGGCATGATGAGGATGATCTGGATGGGCTGGATGAACAAGAGGATGGACTGGATGGGGTgaattttgatgatgatattgATGACAACTTAAGTTTAAATacagaggatgatgatgatcctGACTTTAGGATGATCTATGAATCTGATGAACTTGAGAGCCTGGCCTCCTCTGATGATGAAACTGGG TTTAAGAAAGCTGTGAAGAATTATGCTGTAGAGGGTGGGTATAAACTGAAATTTGTGAAAAATGACAAGTGTAGATGTCAAGTGAAGTGCACTGAAAGTGTCCCTGGAAG TTTGCATCaacttggtatcagaggaaACATCATGCCTACACGTAACGGCAAGGACTACGCTGCCACGGACTTTGATTCAACAGATCCCATCCAACAAAGTGAACTCATGACTGTCTTGGCTCAACAGCTTCCAGCCATGACGCAAGCTCTCCAGCAAATCCCGGACATGGCTCAACAAATAACTAAGCTGACGGAGCAAGTGAATCAATTAGCTGGAGCAACGAGTTCCCCAACTCAGAGGAGTGGTAAGAAGGTGGTCCAAGAGATTGAAGAGGAGGCTGGTGATGAATATGCTGAAGGTGTTCATGGTCAACACTCTAAACCACGTAATTCCTATACTCAGCGTACTGGTGAACGAagtcgagcttttcaacatGAGCCCAAACCTGAATCCTTTCGCCACAATTATAGGCAATATGGCCATTTTGATCAAACAGATCAAGTAATGAGACAAATCAAAGTTGATGTTCCGGAGTTTGATGGCAACCAAGAACTCCATGAGGTGATGGACTGGTTGGCTAAGGTGGAAAATTTCTTTGACTGGGTAGGCATGAATCAAGAGCAGAAGGTCCGCTTTATTCGTATGAAATTCAAAGGTCAAGCATGCGTGTGGTGGCAAAGTTTGGAAGAACAGAGATACCATTCGGGATTACCATCAATTATGGACTGGAGAGAAATGAAGGGATACATCATGGAAGAATACCTCCCACACAATTACAAAGAGATAGTGTTTCGAGAATTACTGTCTTTGGAGCAGGGAAGCAAATCAGTCCGGGAATTTAACAACAAATTTCATGAATTGATTGTCCGATCTCGGGTGATAGAAGATCCGCAACAATCCTTGGCCAGGTACAAGAGAGGACTACGAGAGGAGATCAGTAGGGAGTTAGAGACTGCTAAGTTGGAGAATGTCAGAGAGGCCTTTCAATTAGCCCTCAAGATAGAAAGTCGTCTGAAGAGCCAGTATAACAAGCGTTACCAACCCAGTAGTCTGGATTACAAGAGTTCTCGAGCAGTTACAAATTCCTCACCCACCCAAGGCAATATGGCGGCACGGACGGAAACGGGCACCAACACAACTACACCTACTCTTCAACGAGGGAAGGAACCTGGAGGTCCCAAGTGTTATAAATGTGGCACTTTGGGTCATTATG CGGCAGTAAACACGGAGGTCATTGATGAAGTACTGGAACCCTCAGAATTGCCTATGTGTGTGATACGACAAATTCTCACAGGACAAATGGTAGAACCATCAGCAGACGAATGGCTGCGGACTAGCATTTTTCGTACCCGTTTCGAGAAGGATGGCAAAGCTTTGGAAGTCATCATTGACGGGGGGAGTAGTATGAATGTTATCTCTAAAGACATGGTGGAGCGCAATGGGTTGACGACAGAGAAGCATCCAAAACCATATCGCGTGGGGTGGATTGACGACACCACCATTCCCGTGAAACAGAGATGTCTGTTATCTTTTTCGTTGGGAACCAACTACAAAGATTCGGCGTGGTGCGATGTTATACCAATGAAAGCATGTCATTTATTACTGGGTCGTCCTTGGCTATTTGACAGAGATGTGGTCCACCACGCACGAGCAAATACCTATTCTTTCAAGTATAGAGGGCACAATATCATTTTGCGTCCAATGAAGCCAAGTGGGGGagagttttttaaaaattccaCATTAGCCACGACACTATCTCTTCGGCAATTTCAATTGTCCAGCAAGGAGTCCCAAATTATCTTCCTACTTGTGGCTCATGAGACCAATATGGACTCTAACAACACGGAGGCACCCGAGGTAACATCTCTACTACAAGAGTTTCATGCTATTTTTCCTAATGAACTACCTTCCACATTACCTCCAATACGTGGGATTGAACATGCAATTGATCTCATACCGGGTGCAACTCTGCCCAACCTCCCTCATTACCGAATGAGCCCCAGGGAGCATGACGAACTCCAGAGGCAAGTTCATGATCTTTTACAAAAAGGATTTCTAAGAGAAAGTATGAGCCCATGCTCAGTACCGGCTCTTTTGACACCCAAAAAAGACGGCACCTGGCGCATGTGCGTGGACAGCCGCGCCATCAATAAAATAACGGTGAAGTATCGATTTCCAATACCGCGCCTTGATGATTTATTAGATCAGTTAAAAAGTGTTgtattattttctaaaattgatTTGCGTAGCAGCTACCATCAAGTTCGGATTCGTGATGGGGATGAATGGAAAACAACATTTAAGACTCGAGATGGGTTGTATGAGTGGTGTGTTATGCCATTCGGTCTTTCAAATGCCCCAAGTACGTTCATGAGGTTGATGAACCATGTACTTCGGAAACTAGTTGGCAAATTTGTAGTGGTTTATTTCGATAATATCCTAGTATTCAGCCAGAGGACCGAAGACCATCTTTACCACTTGCGTGAAGTCTTTCAAGTGTTGAAGGATGCACAGTTGTACGTGAATAAAGCCAAATGTGCCTTTTTAcaatcacaagttcaatttttgGGCTATATTATATCTGACAGGGGATTAAGCATGGATCCTAACAAAGTGCAAGCCATCTCTGATTGGCCAACTCCTTGCAATATATTTGAAGTGCGCGGATTTCATGGACTCGCATCCTTCTACCGCCGATTTATCTGGGGGTTCAGTACCATCATGGCACCAATAACAGACTGTTTGAAAGCCACTACTTTCTTATGGACGATCGAGGCAAATGAAGCATTCCAATTGTTGAAAAAAACTCTTACCACAGCACCGGTATTACGTTTACCGGATTTTAACAAAATCTTTGAGTTATCTTGTGATGCTTCGCAGGTGGGAATAGGAGGAGTCATAAGTCAAGAAGGAAAACCCGTGGCGTATCACAGCGAGAAGCTCAATGAAGCACGACGGCGGTATTCTGCCTATGATTTAGAGCTATATGCGGTGGTCCAAATGGTGAAGCATTGGAGGCCATATTTATTGCATAATGAGTTTATCCTCGTGACGGACCATGACTCTTTGCGGCATTTGAATTCACAGCAAAAGCTTAACTTTCGCCATGCAAGATGGGTTGCAGTACTGCAGCAATTTACTTTCACCATTCGACATCGCAAGGGAACGAAGAACAAAGTGGCAGATGCGCTCAGCCGACGAGCACATCTTCTTACCAATCTAGAGGTAAGTGTGGTCGGTTTTGAGTGTATGCGTGAACAATATGCAGGAGATGAAGAGTTCTCAAATGTTTGGCAAAGGTTGACTATTGGTGGAACAAATCAGGACAGTCCTTACAATCTCTTTGATGGTTATTTGTTCAAAGGAGTGCAACTTTGTCTGCCTCAAGGATCCCTACGGGACTTAGTTGTTATTGAGATTCATTCTGGTGGATTAGGTGGCCACTTTGGAAGGGAGAAGACTTTACAAATGGTGAGTGAAAGGTTCTATTGGTCCAAGTTGCGACGTGATGTTCACCGAATTGTAGATCATTGCCAAATCTGTCAATTCAGCAAAGGTTCTCGACGGAATACCGGTCTTTATACACCCCTGCCGATCCCAGAGAGCCCATGGGAAGAAATCACCCTTGACTTTGTACTGGGTTTACCAAAGACAGTAAGGAAGCATGATGTTGTATTGGTGGTGGTTGATAGATTCTCGAGAATGGCCCATTTCATCCCATGTCACAAGACAAATGATGCCTCACATGTGGCAGCCATTTTTCTTCGTGAAGTTGTGCGATTACATGGAGTTCCACGATCCCTTACATCTGACCGAGACTCACGATTCATCAGCCATTTTTGGCGATCTTTATGGGCCAAATTAGGCGCTAAACTCCAATATTCGACCGCATTCCATCCCCAAACGGACGGCCTGACAGAAGTGACAAATCGGAGTCTTGGAAACCTTCTACGATGTTTGGTGAAAGACCATGCAACAACATGGGATCAGTTGTTACCACAGGCCGAATTTGCATTCAATTCCTCGGTTAATCGGACCACAGGACGAAGCCCTTTTGAAATAGTGTTAGGCAAGCAACCTAAAGCACCAATCGACCTGATTCCACTCCCATTACCACCCCATAGTAGTGCCGAAGCTGTGGACACCGTGGAGCGGCTGCAACGACTTCACCAAGAGGTTCGCAAACGGATTGCCGTACAAAATGACCTCTACCGCCACGCAGCAAACAAACATCGTCGTGATGAAACTTTTGATGTAGGTGACATGGTTTTGGTTCGGCTTAGGCCTGAGAGATTCCCACCTGGTGCTTATCATATACTACATGATAGAAGAATCGGTCCATTCCAGGTGGTACAGCGTATTGGCTCCAACGCTTATCGAGTATTGTTGCCACCAAACATTAGACTGCATCCCGTATTCAATGTAGCTGATTTAATCAAGTACAATGAAGACCCTGCCCCAAGTAGTGAAAGAACTGAAATATCAACTCCTAACGTGCCTCCCATACCAGCAACGAATGAGAAAGTGGATCACATTATAGACCATCAATTTGTCTCTACGAGGCGGGGAGGGTATCACAAATTTCTTGTCCATTGGGTGGGCAAACCAGAATCTGACAATTCATGGATAAATGCGGAAGAATTAGCCCAATTGAATCCCAGTCTGCTTGAAAACTACTGCCAGCATCATTCGACGGAGTCGAATTTCTTAGTGAAGGAGGGAATTGGTGCAAAAGATGGCTTTAGTTTCAGTGGACCAACTAAGGGGCCCATGCCCGTGCAACTAGACATTCAACACAACCTTGAAGAATTAAAGGCAGGAGACACGGAGCTGATG TTTGCATCAAAATGGCTTGGTACTAAACTACTCGAAAAAATCAAGAGTGAACCTCATGTGAGTTGTGGACAGTTGGTGAATTATGTCAAGGACAATCTAGCTTTGGAGATCACTAGACAACATGCCTTTAGAGCCAAAAGGAAAGCCCTAGAGATCATTGAAG ACTTGCTAGCGGGACCGCCCCAGCAAACGCCCCATCAAACAGAGCCAAGCTCCATATTGGAGTTTATTGTGAAAGCGTTAAAGCGTTTTGCAGCTTTTTG GTTATTGATTCTTTCATTTTTAACGAAGAATGTGAAGAACTCAAGAAGCAGTCCTTCGATGCCTATAGAGCTGCACGATTCTTTGATGACTCTCGAGCTACATGACCCCAACTGCCGGAACCGTCGACTGCATTTGGGATTGTTTAAGCTTCACTCATTGATAACAGTCTCTACACCTCAATTTACTCTCTT CATCCACCTAGTCACTTGA